A genomic segment from Neobacillus sp. YX16 encodes:
- a CDS encoding EcsC family protein, which yields MNEYELKVYGEVVEWKRKLTRRSGMMNRISKKAQGKINEMIPEKVHEVMTESIKGMVKTTLFGSQLTTNKNQAAGLSLEERDELMRKKTAVFQKTALVEGAGTGAGGILLGLADFPLLLSIKMKFLFEAASIYGFNTKEFEERLFLLHIFQLAFSSDEIRRETLSDIENWEERKQTLVEMDWRKFQQEYRDYIDLVKMFQLVPGIGAFVGAYANNNLLKQLGETAMNAYRLRILEKAPEL from the coding sequence ATGAACGAATATGAGTTAAAGGTATACGGTGAAGTGGTTGAATGGAAAAGGAAATTAACAAGACGGTCAGGGATGATGAATCGAATATCCAAAAAGGCTCAAGGGAAAATAAATGAAATGATCCCGGAAAAGGTCCACGAGGTCATGACAGAAAGTATAAAGGGAATGGTCAAAACGACCTTATTTGGATCCCAACTCACAACGAACAAAAATCAAGCTGCAGGTCTGAGCCTAGAAGAGCGTGATGAATTAATGAGAAAAAAGACGGCTGTATTTCAAAAGACTGCCCTAGTGGAGGGGGCAGGGACTGGCGCTGGAGGAATCCTGCTGGGTCTTGCCGATTTTCCATTACTGCTTTCAATAAAAATGAAATTTCTTTTTGAAGCGGCGTCTATTTATGGATTTAACACAAAAGAATTTGAAGAACGGCTATTTTTACTGCATATCTTCCAGCTTGCTTTCTCAAGTGATGAAATTCGCAGAGAAACCTTATCCGACATTGAAAACTGGGAAGAGAGAAAGCAGACGCTCGTGGAAATGGATTGGCGCAAATTTCAACAGGAATATAGAGATTATATTGACCTAGTAAAGATGTTCCAGTTAGTGCCGGGAATCGGTGCATTTGTGGGTGCATATGCCAATAACAATTTATTAAAACAATTGGGTGAGACGGCCATGAATGCATACAGATTAAGAATCCTAGAAAAAGCCCCTGAACTTTAG
- a CDS encoding M20 family metallopeptidase: protein MINQLFLKLEGYYDEMVSLRRFMHQHPELSFQEYNTAQYIKAYYENLGIEVKGNVGGNGVVAKVYGKKPGKTVALRADFDALPIHDEKDVPYKSLVPGVMHACGHDGHTATLLVLAKVLDELKDELEGNYVFIHQHAEEFAPGGAITMIEDGCLDGVDVIFGTHLWASEATGTIQYRTGPIMAAADRFEIDIQGKGGHGAQPHKTKDAIVTASQLVLNLQQIVSRKVNPVESAVVTVGTFMSENAFNVIADKAKLVGTVRTFNDDVRQYIEEEMERIIKGTCYLSDSTYTFLYERGYPAVVNHAKETEFLVSLAKEVPEVLTIEESEPQMGGEDFAYYLKKIPGTFFFTGAKPPGADPGYPHHHPKFDIDENAMLIAAKTLGTAAIRIHQAD, encoded by the coding sequence ATGATCAATCAATTGTTTTTGAAATTAGAAGGTTACTATGATGAAATGGTATCCCTTCGCAGGTTTATGCACCAGCATCCTGAATTGTCCTTTCAAGAATATAATACGGCACAGTATATAAAGGCATATTATGAAAACCTTGGAATAGAGGTAAAAGGAAATGTTGGTGGTAACGGAGTTGTCGCGAAAGTATACGGCAAGAAACCTGGAAAAACCGTGGCACTAAGAGCGGATTTTGATGCACTCCCTATCCATGATGAAAAGGATGTACCTTATAAATCATTAGTTCCTGGGGTCATGCATGCCTGCGGCCATGATGGACATACTGCCACTCTCCTTGTACTTGCAAAGGTGCTAGATGAATTGAAAGATGAGCTGGAAGGAAATTATGTCTTTATTCATCAGCATGCCGAGGAATTTGCACCAGGCGGAGCCATCACCATGATTGAGGATGGCTGCTTAGATGGTGTTGATGTTATATTTGGAACTCATTTATGGGCAAGTGAGGCAACCGGCACCATCCAATATCGAACAGGACCGATTATGGCAGCAGCTGATCGTTTTGAAATTGATATTCAGGGAAAAGGCGGACATGGTGCACAGCCCCATAAAACAAAGGATGCTATTGTCACTGCTTCACAGCTGGTTTTAAATTTACAACAAATTGTCAGCCGCAAGGTGAATCCAGTTGAATCAGCGGTTGTTACAGTAGGCACATTTATGTCTGAAAATGCGTTTAACGTAATAGCAGATAAAGCAAAGCTTGTTGGGACCGTCCGAACCTTTAATGATGATGTTCGTCAATACATTGAAGAAGAAATGGAAAGAATTATTAAAGGAACCTGCTACTTGTCTGACAGCACCTATACCTTTTTGTATGAGAGAGGTTATCCAGCAGTAGTCAACCATGCAAAAGAAACAGAATTTCTTGTCTCTCTTGCTAAGGAAGTTCCTGAAGTTCTTACCATCGAAGAATCTGAGCCGCAAATGGGTGGAGAGGATTTCGCTTATTACTTAAAGAAAATACCCGGCACCTTCTTTTTCACAGGCGCAAAACCTCCTGGTGCTGATCCAGGCTACCCACATCACCATCCGAAATTTGACATCGATGAGAATGCAATGTTAATAGCTGCAAAAACTCTAGGTACCGCAGCAATTAGGATACACCAAGCAGATTAA
- a CDS encoding phosphatase PAP2 family protein produces MKKGNRSTYLILGFAILIAIYISIKIAAKQTFWLDDKLADLFTYVPDTFNPFFILLTELGDKKGIGIVALIVLGWLLLLKRNFLGAAAITLSVALGNEVNKLLKDLISRQRPDLDHLAHVDSLSFPSGHAMVGLICYFFIAYLVIEELKSATAKKLVILFTALLLLLIGASRIILQVHYPTDVIGGYAFGYIWVMLSIFIYHFFKKKLKNNKKRG; encoded by the coding sequence ATGAAAAAAGGAAATCGTAGTACATACTTAATTTTAGGTTTTGCAATTCTTATAGCAATCTATATTTCTATCAAAATAGCTGCTAAACAAACCTTTTGGCTGGATGATAAACTAGCGGATTTATTTACATATGTACCTGACACCTTTAATCCATTCTTTATTCTCCTTACTGAATTAGGAGACAAAAAGGGGATAGGTATTGTTGCGTTGATTGTGTTGGGATGGCTATTGCTGCTAAAGAGAAATTTCTTAGGAGCTGCTGCCATTACTCTATCTGTCGCTCTAGGAAATGAAGTAAATAAACTTCTAAAGGACCTAATTTCACGCCAAAGACCTGACCTTGATCATCTGGCACATGTGGATAGCTTAAGTTTTCCAAGTGGACACGCAATGGTTGGATTAATTTGTTATTTTTTTATTGCTTACCTTGTTATAGAAGAGCTGAAGTCAGCCACAGCCAAAAAACTTGTTATCCTATTTACAGCGCTTTTATTGCTGTTAATTGGTGCAAGTCGCATCATTCTTCAAGTCCATTACCCAACGGATGTCATTGGTGGCTACGCATTTGGCTATATTTGGGTGATGCTATCTATATTTATTTACCATTTCTTCAAAAAGAAATTAAAAAATAACAAAAAAAGAGGCTGA